From one Streptomyces sp. N50 genomic stretch:
- a CDS encoding nucleoside triphosphate pyrophosphatase has protein sequence MTDQPRRRLVLASQSPARLGLLRQAGLDPEVIVSGVDEDAVSAPTPAELALALAEAKASVVAAKPEVKGALVIGCDSVLDLDGEALGKPADAEEATARWKSMRGRAGTLQTGHCVYDTTSGRYVSATASTVVRFGEPTDAEVAAYVASGEPLYVAGAFTLDGRSAPFIEGIDGDHGNVIGISLPLVRRLLAQLGVGITELWTPSEG, from the coding sequence ATGACAGATCAGCCGCGCCGCCGACTCGTGCTCGCCTCCCAGTCCCCCGCCCGGCTGGGCCTGCTGCGCCAGGCCGGGCTGGACCCCGAGGTGATCGTCAGCGGGGTCGACGAGGACGCCGTCAGCGCCCCCACCCCGGCCGAACTCGCCCTCGCGCTCGCCGAGGCCAAGGCCTCCGTCGTCGCCGCGAAGCCCGAGGTCAAGGGCGCGCTCGTGATCGGCTGCGACTCCGTGCTCGACCTCGACGGCGAGGCCCTCGGCAAGCCCGCCGACGCCGAGGAGGCCACCGCCCGCTGGAAGTCGATGCGCGGGCGGGCCGGGACGCTCCAGACCGGGCACTGCGTCTACGACACGACGAGCGGCCGGTACGTCTCGGCCACCGCGTCCACCGTCGTCCGCTTCGGCGAACCGACCGACGCCGAGGTCGCCGCGTACGTCGCCTCGGGCGAACCCCTTTACGTGGCAGGGGCGTTCACCCTCGACGGCCGCTCGGCACCGTTCATCGAGGGCATCGACGGCGACCACGGCAACGTGATCGGCATCAGCCTGCCGCTCGTTCGCCGCCTGCTGGCCCAACTGGGCGTCGGCATCACGGAGTTGTGGACGCCCTCAGAAGGATGA
- the mmpB gene encoding morphogenic membrane protein MmpB, whose translation MLWSDPDDEPPKDLRETEVMLRRLGILMALAMVLAMIVLGLT comes from the coding sequence ATGTTGTGGTCCGACCCCGATGACGAGCCTCCCAAAGACCTGCGGGAGACAGAGGTCATGTTGCGGCGGCTCGGCATCCTCATGGCACTCGCGATGGTGCTGGCGATGATCGTGCTCGGGCTGACGTGA
- a CDS encoding GDSL-type esterase/lipase family protein, which yields MFAAAWTASSQLPSEGFTPNWSREGFWRQSLRQVVRLTAGGERVRVRFSNAYGTSPVRIASGSVGRAGAVVPLTFGGAVEGEMPARGELVSDGVQLAVEAGESVVVTLYFDSATGPATFHAQAFATSCRGAGCLLDGGDFTESSESWYFLSAVETDSGRADGIVLFGDSITDGFGSTAGADRRWSDALASRTGRAVLNAGIGGNLLLNDSAWYGERGVRRFGRDVLQLAGVDTVVVLLGLNDIGFSETDAQPTYKPAPVVSAGEVIAGYRELLRQGRELRVMGATLLPFGGLITGGSGRRRSVMRSTSGCGVRGSSTGLSI from the coding sequence ATGTTCGCTGCTGCCTGGACCGCGTCGTCCCAGCTGCCCAGCGAGGGCTTTACGCCGAACTGGTCCCGTGAGGGGTTCTGGCGTCAGTCGTTGCGGCAGGTCGTGCGGTTGACGGCGGGTGGGGAGAGGGTGCGGGTGCGGTTCTCCAACGCGTATGGGACCTCGCCGGTGCGGATTGCCTCCGGCTCGGTGGGGCGTGCGGGGGCTGTGGTGCCGCTGACCTTCGGGGGTGCGGTGGAGGGGGAGATGCCGGCTCGGGGGGAGTTGGTGAGCGACGGGGTCCAACTCGCCGTAGAAGCAGGGGAGTCGGTGGTTGTCACGCTGTACTTCGACTCGGCTACCGGACCGGCCACCTTCCATGCGCAGGCGTTCGCGACCAGTTGTCGGGGTGCGGGGTGTCTGCTGGACGGGGGTGATTTCACCGAGTCGAGTGAGTCCTGGTACTTCCTCTCCGCCGTTGAGACCGACTCGGGGCGGGCGGACGGGATTGTTCTTTTCGGTGACTCCATCACCGATGGGTTCGGGTCCACGGCGGGGGCCGATCGCCGCTGGTCGGACGCGTTGGCCTCGCGGACGGGGCGGGCCGTCCTGAACGCGGGGATCGGGGGGAATCTGCTGCTCAACGACTCCGCGTGGTACGGGGAGCGGGGGGTGCGGAGGTTCGGGCGGGATGTGCTTCAACTGGCCGGGGTGGACACGGTCGTTGTGTTGCTGGGGCTCAATGACATCGGGTTCAGCGAGACGGATGCGCAGCCTACGTACAAGCCGGCTCCGGTGGTTTCGGCCGGTGAAGTCATCGCTGGGTACCGGGAGTTGCTACGGCAGGGGCGTGAACTCCGGGTGATGGGGGCGACCTTGTTGCCGTTCGGGGGTCTGATCACTGGGGGGAGCGGGCGGCGAAGGTCAGTCATGAGGTCAACGAGTGGGTGCGGTGTTCGGGGGAGTTCGACGGGGTTGTCGATCTGA
- a CDS encoding acyl-CoA carboxylase epsilon subunit gives MNIKVVRGNPTPEELAAALAVVRARAAAATSTPPGTPRQRDAWSDPSRIASARLPQPSPSAWTRTFWPG, from the coding sequence ATGAACATCAAAGTCGTACGGGGCAACCCGACCCCGGAGGAACTGGCGGCGGCCCTGGCGGTGGTCAGGGCCCGCGCAGCCGCGGCGACCTCCACCCCACCGGGCACCCCGAGGCAGCGGGACGCCTGGTCCGACCCGTCACGTATTGCGAGCGCGAGGCTGCCCCAGCCAAGCCCCAGCGCATGGACCCGCACTTTCTGGCCCGGCTAG
- a CDS encoding acyl-CoA carboxylase subunit beta, whose amino-acid sequence MSEPEAPQEIDIHTTAGKIADLQRRIQEATHAGSARAVEKQHAKGKLTARERIDLLLDEGSFVEFDELTRHRSTDFGLEKNRPYGDGVVSGYGTVDGRPIAVFSQDFTVFGGALGEVYGQKIVKVMDFALKTGCPVIGINDSGGARIQEGVASLGAYGEIFRRNTHASGVIPQISLVVGPCAGGAVYSPAITDFTVMVDQTSHMFITGPDVIKTVTGEDVGFEELGGARTHNAVSGVAHHMAGDEKDAIEYVKQLLSYLPSNNLSEPPAFPEEADLTVTDEDRELDTLVPDSANQPYDMHTVIEHVLDDAEFFETQPLFAPNILTGFGRVEGRPVGIVANQPMQFAGCLDIDASEKAARFVRTCDAFNVPVITFVDVPGFLPGVDQEHYGIIRRGAKLIYAYAEATVPLITVITRKAFGGAYDVMGSKHLGADLNLAWPTAQIAVMGAQGAVNILHRRTIAEAEAAGDVEATRARLIQEYEDALLNPYIAAERGYIDAVILPSDTRRHVVRGLRQLRTKRESLPPKKHGNIPL is encoded by the coding sequence ATGTCCGAGCCGGAAGCGCCTCAAGAGATCGACATCCACACCACCGCCGGGAAGATCGCGGATCTTCAGCGCCGTATCCAGGAAGCGACGCACGCCGGCTCGGCACGTGCGGTCGAAAAGCAGCACGCCAAGGGCAAGTTGACGGCCCGTGAGCGGATCGACCTGCTCCTCGACGAGGGGTCCTTCGTCGAGTTCGACGAGTTGACCCGGCACCGCTCCACGGACTTCGGCCTGGAGAAGAACCGCCCCTACGGCGACGGGGTCGTCTCCGGGTACGGCACGGTCGACGGCCGCCCGATCGCCGTGTTCTCCCAGGACTTCACGGTCTTCGGCGGCGCCCTGGGCGAGGTCTACGGCCAGAAGATCGTCAAGGTGATGGACTTCGCCCTGAAGACGGGCTGCCCGGTCATCGGCATCAACGACTCCGGCGGCGCCCGCATCCAGGAAGGCGTGGCCTCGCTGGGCGCGTACGGCGAGATCTTCCGCCGGAACACGCACGCGAGCGGCGTGATCCCCCAGATCAGCCTGGTCGTGGGCCCGTGCGCGGGCGGTGCCGTCTACTCCCCCGCGATCACCGACTTCACGGTGATGGTCGACCAGACCTCGCACATGTTCATCACCGGCCCGGACGTGATCAAGACGGTCACGGGCGAGGACGTCGGCTTCGAGGAACTGGGCGGCGCGCGCACCCACAACGCGGTGTCGGGCGTGGCCCACCACATGGCGGGCGACGAGAAGGACGCGATCGAGTACGTCAAGCAGTTGCTGTCGTACCTCCCGTCCAACAACCTCAGCGAACCCCCGGCCTTCCCCGAGGAGGCGGACCTCACCGTCACGGACGAGGACCGCGAGCTGGACACCCTGGTCCCGGACAGCGCGAACCAGCCGTACGACATGCACACGGTGATCGAACACGTCCTGGACGACGCCGAGTTCTTCGAGACACAGCCCCTGTTCGCGCCCAACATCCTCACCGGTTTCGGCCGGGTGGAGGGCCGCCCGGTGGGCATCGTGGCCAACCAGCCGATGCAGTTCGCGGGTTGCCTGGACATCGACGCGAGCGAGAAGGCGGCCCGCTTCGTCCGCACCTGCGACGCGTTCAACGTCCCGGTCATCACCTTCGTGGACGTCCCCGGCTTCCTCCCGGGCGTGGACCAGGAGCACTACGGCATCATCCGCCGAGGCGCCAAACTGATCTACGCGTACGCGGAAGCGACAGTCCCCCTGATCACGGTGATCACCCGCAAGGCCTTCGGCGGCGCCTACGACGTCATGGGCTCCAAGCACCTCGGCGCCGACCTCAACCTCGCCTGGCCGACCGCCCAGATCGCCGTCATGGGCGCCCAGGGCGCGGTCAACATCCTGCACCGCCGCACGATCGCGGAGGCGGAGGCGGCAGGCGACGTGGAGGCGACGAGGGCCCGCCTGATCCAGGAGTACGAGGACGCCCTCCTCAACCCGTACATCGCCGCCGAACGCGGCTACATCGACGCGGTGATCCTCCCCTCGGACACCCGCCGCCACGTCGTCCGGGGACTGCGCCAACTCCGCACCAAGCGCGAGTCGTTGCCCCCGAAGAAGCACGGCAACATCCCCCTGTAG
- a CDS encoding biotin--[acetyl-CoA-carboxylase] ligase, translated as MTPRDASDANSSRWSDLERPPLNPDALRRGLVRAGGLWTGVEVVQRTGSTNSDLVALAAAGKAAEGTVLVAEEQTSGRGRLDRQWTAPARSGLFFSVLLEPGDVPVARWGWLPLLTGVAVATGLSRAAGVDTALKWPNDLLVTVGGEERKAGGILAERAGDDAVIVGVGINVTLREDELPVPQAASLALAGAVTTDRDPLLRAVLRSLEHWYDKWRAAGGDPLESGLQETYAAGCSTLGRVVRAELPGDRSITGEAVAIDGDGRLVLATEDGVQEPVGAGDIVHLRPA; from the coding sequence ATGACGCCGCGAGATGCATCAGACGCGAACAGCAGCCGGTGGTCCGATCTGGAACGGCCTCCCCTCAACCCCGACGCGCTGCGCCGCGGCCTCGTGCGGGCGGGCGGCCTGTGGACCGGCGTGGAGGTCGTGCAGCGGACCGGTTCCACCAACTCCGACCTCGTCGCCCTCGCCGCCGCCGGCAAGGCCGCCGAGGGCACCGTCCTGGTCGCCGAGGAGCAGACCTCCGGGCGCGGACGGCTCGACCGGCAGTGGACGGCACCGGCCCGCTCGGGTCTCTTCTTCTCCGTGCTGCTGGAGCCGGGTGATGTGCCTGTGGCCCGCTGGGGGTGGCTGCCTTTGCTCACCGGGGTCGCCGTCGCGACGGGCCTGTCCCGGGCGGCCGGCGTCGACACGGCACTCAAGTGGCCCAACGACCTCCTGGTGACTGTCGGCGGTGAGGAGCGCAAGGCCGGCGGCATCCTCGCCGAGCGCGCGGGCGACGACGCGGTGATCGTCGGCGTCGGCATCAACGTCACCCTGCGGGAGGACGAGCTGCCCGTCCCGCAGGCGGCCTCCCTGGCCCTGGCGGGGGCGGTCACGACCGACCGGGACCCCCTCCTGCGGGCGGTGCTGCGGTCCCTGGAGCACTGGTACGACAAGTGGCGCGCGGCGGGCGGCGACCCGCTGGAGAGCGGCCTCCAGGAGACCTACGCGGCCGGCTGCTCGACGCTCGGCCGGGTCGTCCGGGCCGAGCTGCCCGGGGACCGCTCCATCACCGGCGAGGCCGTCGCGATCGACGGCGACGGGCGGCTCGTGCTGGCCACGGAGGACGGCGTGCAGGAGCCCGTGGGGGCGGGCGACATCGTCCACCTGCGCCCCGCGTGA
- a CDS encoding adenylate/guanylate cyclase domain-containing protein, giving the protein MTVDDTGSGADADGRVAPDAAEPGEDPLALRLEGLILGAERRYTPFQAARTAGVSMELATRFWRAMGFADVGQAKAFTEADVLALRRLAGLVEAGLLSEAMAVQVARSTGQTTARLAGWQMDSFLEGLTEPPEPGMSRTEVTYPIIELLLPELEEFLVYVWRRQLAASAGRVVQAGDDEEMVDRRLAVGFADLVGFTRLTRRMEEEELGELVEAFETTAADLVAARGGRLIKTLGDEVLFSADDAGVAAEIALRLIETMANDETMPELRVGIAFGTVTTRMGDVFGTTVNLASRLTSIAPRDAVLVDSAFAEELIRSGEAPASEAEAAEAAATAEKEGEEPPTYRFALQPMWQRPVRGLGVVEPWLLTRRDSSPA; this is encoded by the coding sequence GTGACCGTCGACGACACGGGCTCCGGCGCGGACGCGGACGGCCGGGTGGCCCCCGATGCCGCCGAACCCGGCGAGGACCCGCTCGCGCTGCGCCTCGAAGGGCTCATCCTGGGCGCCGAGCGCCGTTACACACCCTTCCAGGCGGCCCGCACCGCCGGCGTCTCCATGGAGCTGGCCACGCGCTTCTGGCGGGCCATGGGCTTCGCCGACGTAGGCCAGGCCAAGGCGTTCACGGAGGCGGACGTCCTCGCGCTGCGCCGCCTCGCCGGTCTCGTCGAGGCGGGGCTGCTGAGCGAGGCGATGGCGGTGCAGGTGGCCCGCTCCACCGGGCAGACCACCGCGCGGCTGGCCGGCTGGCAGATGGACTCGTTCCTGGAGGGCCTGACCGAGCCCCCGGAACCGGGCATGTCCCGCACCGAGGTGACGTACCCGATCATCGAACTGCTCCTGCCCGAACTGGAGGAGTTCCTCGTCTACGTCTGGCGCCGCCAGCTCGCCGCGTCGGCCGGGCGGGTCGTGCAGGCGGGCGACGACGAGGAGATGGTCGACCGGCGCCTGGCCGTCGGCTTCGCGGACCTGGTCGGTTTCACGCGGCTGACCCGGCGCATGGAGGAGGAGGAACTCGGCGAACTGGTCGAGGCCTTCGAGACCACCGCCGCCGACCTGGTGGCGGCTCGCGGCGGCCGTCTCATCAAGACCCTGGGCGACGAGGTCCTGTTCTCCGCCGACGACGCCGGAGTCGCCGCCGAGATCGCCCTGCGTCTCATCGAGACCATGGCCAACGACGAGACGATGCCCGAACTCCGCGTCGGGATCGCCTTCGGCACGGTGACGACCCGCATGGGCGACGTCTTCGGCACGACGGTCAACCTCGCCTCCCGGCTCACGTCGATAGCTCCTCGCGACGCCGTCCTCGTCGACAGCGCCTTCGCCGAGGAACTCATCCGCAGCGGCGAGGCCCCGGCCTCCGAGGCGGAGGCGGCGGAAGCGGCGGCGACGGCCGAGAAGGAGGGCGAGGAGCCCCCGACCTACCGCTTCGCCCTCCAGCCGATGTGGCAACGCCCCGTGCGCGGCCTGGGAGTTGTCGAACCGTGGCTGCTCACGCGCCGGGACTCGTCACCGGCGTAG
- a CDS encoding ester cyclase, translating into MNTSDTTLAKNKDLVRAFIDALFTKGDLGAVDEYLAEDFVDHDPPFNGPGDREGFRTAGALFREACPDWHSEPDLMIAEDDLVVEHFTAAGTQRGELLGVPAPAGGRPLTLHGTNIFRVRDDHIVERWNRPDELGILRQLGIAP; encoded by the coding sequence ATGAACACCTCAGACACCACCCTCGCCAAGAACAAGGATCTTGTGCGCGCGTTCATCGACGCGCTGTTCACCAAGGGCGACCTCGGCGCGGTCGACGAGTACCTCGCCGAGGACTTCGTCGACCACGACCCTCCGTTCAACGGGCCTGGCGACCGTGAAGGCTTCCGCACCGCCGGCGCGCTGTTCCGGGAGGCGTGTCCCGACTGGCACAGCGAGCCGGACCTGATGATCGCCGAGGACGACCTGGTCGTCGAGCACTTCACCGCCGCCGGGACGCAGCGCGGGGAGCTTCTCGGCGTGCCCGCCCCGGCCGGAGGCCGCCCCTTGACCCTGCATGGAACCAACATCTTCAGGGTCCGGGACGACCACATCGTCGAGCGCTGGAACCGGCCCGACGAACTCGGCATCCTGCGCCAGCTCGGGATCGCCCCCTAG
- a CDS encoding enoyl-CoA hydratase/isomerase family protein, which translates to MSEERFESRFGEFVLVRRHGYVAELVLDRPKAMNAVSTAMAVSIAEACAALAADRDVRVTVVTSSHERAFCVGADLKERNSLTDAELVRQRPLARGAYTGVLELPMPTIAAVHGFALGGGFELALSCDLIVADGTAVVGLPEVSVGVIPGGGGTQLLPRRVGAARAAELIFTARRLEAPEASELGLVDVLVEPGRDREEALALGARIAANSPVGLRAAKRALRLGHGLDLRAGLEVEDAAWRSVAFSGDRAEGVAAFNEKRAPEWPGE; encoded by the coding sequence ATGAGTGAGGAGCGGTTCGAGTCGCGGTTCGGGGAGTTCGTGCTGGTGCGGCGGCACGGGTACGTCGCGGAACTGGTCCTGGACCGGCCCAAGGCCATGAACGCGGTCTCCACGGCGATGGCGGTCTCGATCGCCGAGGCCTGCGCGGCGCTGGCGGCGGACCGGGACGTACGCGTGACCGTGGTGACCTCGTCGCACGAGCGGGCGTTCTGCGTCGGCGCGGACCTGAAGGAGCGCAACTCCCTCACGGACGCGGAACTCGTACGGCAGCGCCCGCTCGCACGCGGCGCGTACACCGGCGTCCTGGAGCTCCCCATGCCGACGATCGCCGCGGTGCACGGCTTCGCCCTCGGCGGCGGCTTCGAACTCGCCCTGTCCTGCGACCTGATCGTGGCGGACGGTACGGCGGTGGTGGGGCTGCCGGAGGTGTCGGTGGGGGTGATTCCGGGAGGTGGCGGCACCCAGCTGCTGCCTCGCCGGGTGGGCGCGGCGCGGGCGGCCGAACTGATCTTCACCGCGCGGCGGTTGGAGGCACCCGAGGCGTCGGAACTTGGCCTGGTGGACGTCCTGGTGGAGCCGGGCCGGGACCGCGAGGAGGCTCTTGCCCTGGGTGCGCGCATCGCCGCGAACTCGCCCGTCGGGTTGCGCGCGGCCAAGCGGGCGTTGCGGCTGGGGCATGGGTTGGATCTGCGGGCTGGGCTTGAGGTCGAGGACGCGGCCTGGCGGTCGGTGGCGTTCTCGGGGGATCGGGCGGAGGGGGTCGCGGCGTTCAATGAGAAGCGGGCGCCGGAGTGGCCTGGGGAGTAG
- a CDS encoding sensor domain-containing diguanylate cyclase gives MGEDRRLAAVVELAQGMAAAHTPRESWRAAAAGACRALDGSFAALSVWERELGRLRVLVNVGERAEGEEEFPDAETYPVHQFPEITEFLHERWAGGGEPNAWVETAEGPAAGSPGYCHQRVAALRRRRRGCCVVAPIVLHGRAWGELYVARPVGAPVFGRGDADFATVLASVVAAGIAQTERLEEARRLAFTDALTGLANRRAVDVRLDEAIERHRRDGVVVSLVVCDLNGLKRVNDTRGHAVGDRLLERFGSVLSLCGAMIPGALAARLGGDEFCLLAVGPPADEVVDAAVELCRRAAELELGEGVACGVASTEDPIGAVRSGRRLFRLADAAQYRAKALRADKPVVAGRDGPDDPVVRLADSSTPEMPAERRRFRGRRT, from the coding sequence ATGGGTGAGGACAGGCGGCTCGCGGCCGTGGTGGAGCTGGCGCAGGGGATGGCGGCGGCACACACCCCTCGTGAGTCCTGGCGGGCGGCGGCGGCCGGGGCATGCCGGGCCCTGGACGGCAGTTTCGCCGCGCTCTCGGTGTGGGAGCGCGAGCTGGGGCGGCTGCGCGTCCTCGTGAACGTGGGGGAGCGGGCCGAGGGCGAGGAGGAGTTCCCGGACGCCGAGACCTACCCCGTGCACCAGTTCCCCGAGATCACCGAGTTCCTGCACGAACGCTGGGCGGGCGGCGGCGAGCCCAACGCCTGGGTCGAGACCGCCGAGGGCCCGGCCGCGGGCAGCCCCGGCTACTGCCACCAGCGCGTGGCCGCCCTACGGCGTCGTAGGCGCGGATGCTGTGTCGTCGCCCCGATCGTGCTGCACGGGCGGGCGTGGGGCGAGCTGTATGTGGCGCGGCCGGTCGGTGCGCCGGTCTTCGGCCGGGGGGACGCCGACTTCGCGACCGTGCTGGCCTCCGTCGTCGCGGCCGGGATCGCCCAGACCGAGCGGCTGGAGGAGGCGCGGCGGCTCGCCTTCACGGACGCGCTCACAGGTCTCGCCAACCGCCGGGCGGTCGACGTACGGCTCGACGAGGCGATCGAACGGCACCGGCGCGACGGCGTCGTCGTCAGCCTCGTCGTCTGTGACCTCAACGGGCTCAAGCGCGTCAACGACACCCGGGGCCACGCGGTCGGCGACCGGCTCCTCGAACGCTTCGGCTCGGTGCTCTCGCTGTGCGGGGCGATGATCCCGGGTGCGCTCGCCGCACGGCTCGGCGGCGACGAGTTCTGTCTGCTCGCGGTCGGGCCGCCCGCCGATGAAGTGGTCGACGCGGCTGTCGAACTCTGCCGCCGCGCCGCCGAGTTGGAGCTCGGCGAGGGTGTCGCGTGCGGGGTCGCGTCGACGGAGGATCCGATCGGGGCGGTGCGTTCCGGCCGTCGGCTCTTCCGGCTGGCGGACGCGGCCCAGTACCGCGCGAAGGCGCTGCGCGCGGACAAGCCGGTGGTCGCCGGGCGGGACGGGCCGGACGATCCGGTGGTGCGGCTCGCGGACTCCTCGACGCCGGAGATGCCGGCGGAGCGGCGCCGTTTCCGGGGCCGCCGGACGTGA
- the hutH gene encoding histidine ammonia-lyase — protein sequence MHTVVVGTSGVTASDVLAVARGGARIELSGEAVAALAAAREIVDALAAKPEPVYGVSTGFGALASRHISPELRAQLQRNIVRSHAAGMGPRVEREVVRALMFLRLKTVCSGHTGVRPEVAQTMADVLNAGITPVVHEYGSLGCSGDLAPLSHCALTLMGEGDAEGPDGVVRPAGELLAEHGIAPVELREKEGLALLNGTDGMLGMLVMALADLDMLYKSADVTAALSLEALLGTDKVLAPELHAIRPHPGQGASAANMLAVLAGSELTGHHQDGAPRVQDAYSVRCAPQVAGAGRDTIAHARLVAERELASAVDNPVVLPDGRVESNGNFHGAPVAYVLDFLAIAVADLGSIAERRTDRLLDKNRSHGLPPFLADDAGVDSGLMIAQYTQAALVSEMKRLAVPASADSIPSSAMQEDHVSMGWSAARKLRTAVDNLTRIIAVELYAATRAVELREGLAPAPASRAVIDAVRAAGVEGPGPDRFLSPDLAAADAFVRGGHVVEAVEKVTGPLR from the coding sequence ATGCACACTGTGGTGGTGGGGACGTCCGGGGTCACCGCGTCCGACGTTCTTGCCGTGGCGCGTGGGGGCGCCCGGATCGAGCTTTCCGGTGAGGCCGTCGCGGCGCTCGCCGCGGCGCGGGAGATCGTGGACGCGCTGGCGGCGAAGCCGGAGCCCGTGTACGGGGTGAGCACCGGGTTCGGGGCGCTGGCGTCCCGGCACATCAGCCCGGAACTGCGGGCACAGTTGCAGCGCAACATCGTTCGTTCGCACGCCGCCGGGATGGGGCCGCGGGTGGAGCGGGAGGTCGTGCGCGCGCTGATGTTCCTGCGGCTCAAGACCGTCTGCTCGGGGCACACGGGTGTGCGGCCCGAGGTTGCCCAGACCATGGCCGACGTCCTCAACGCCGGGATCACGCCCGTCGTCCACGAGTACGGCTCCCTCGGCTGCTCCGGCGACCTCGCGCCGCTCTCCCACTGCGCGCTGACGCTCATGGGCGAGGGCGACGCGGAGGGCCCGGACGGAGTTGTACGCCCCGCAGGTGAGCTGCTCGCCGAACACGGCATCGCTCCGGTCGAGTTGCGCGAGAAGGAGGGCCTCGCCCTGCTCAACGGCACCGACGGCATGCTCGGCATGCTGGTCATGGCGCTCGCCGACCTCGACATGCTGTACAAGTCCGCCGACGTCACCGCCGCCCTCTCCCTGGAGGCGCTGCTCGGTACCGACAAGGTGCTCGCGCCCGAGCTGCACGCCATCCGTCCGCACCCCGGGCAGGGTGCCAGCGCCGCCAACATGCTTGCCGTGCTTGCCGGTTCGGAGCTCACCGGGCACCACCAGGACGGCGCGCCCCGTGTCCAGGACGCGTACTCGGTGCGCTGCGCCCCGCAGGTCGCCGGCGCGGGGCGGGACACCATCGCGCACGCACGGCTCGTCGCGGAGCGGGAGTTGGCGTCCGCCGTCGACAACCCCGTTGTGCTGCCGGACGGCCGGGTCGAGTCCAACGGCAACTTCCATGGCGCGCCGGTGGCTTACGTCCTCGACTTCCTCGCCATCGCCGTCGCCGACCTGGGCTCGATCGCGGAACGCCGTACCGACCGCCTCCTCGACAAGAACCGCTCGCACGGGCTGCCGCCGTTCCTCGCGGACGACGCCGGTGTCGACTCCGGGCTGATGATCGCCCAGTACACGCAGGCCGCGCTGGTGAGTGAGATGAAGCGGCTGGCGGTGCCCGCCTCCGCCGACTCCATCCCCTCCTCCGCGATGCAGGAGGACCACGTCTCCATGGGCTGGTCGGCCGCGCGCAAGCTCCGCACCGCCGTCGACAACCTCACCCGGATCATCGCCGTCGAGCTGTACGCGGCGACGCGTGCCGTGGAGCTGCGCGAGGGGCTGGCCCCGGCGCCGGCGTCCCGGGCGGTCATCGATGCCGTACGGGCGGCGGGAGTTGAGGGTCCGGGTCCTGACCGGTTCCTGTCTCCCGACCTCGCGGCGGCCGACGCGTTCGTGCGCGGCGGGCATGTCGTCGAGGCCGTGGAGAAGGTCACCGGGCCGCTGCGGTAG
- a CDS encoding LAETG motif-containing sortase-dependent surface protein: MLTATAAGTLLGALWFVPSANATVTDQARVETSATPASQVTQQARVTSTAVTASSDDTQLADTGSPNTTPYIVGGTVFLGLGAGFVAYSVRRERLGF, encoded by the coding sequence ATGCTGACCGCCACCGCCGCGGGCACCCTGCTGGGCGCCCTCTGGTTCGTCCCCTCCGCCAACGCGACGGTGACCGACCAGGCCAGAGTGGAGACTTCGGCGACACCTGCCTCGCAGGTCACCCAGCAGGCCCGGGTCACCTCGACGGCCGTCACCGCCTCCTCCGACGACACCCAACTCGCCGACACCGGCAGCCCGAACACCACGCCGTACATCGTCGGCGGCACGGTGTTCCTCGGCCTCGGCGCCGGTTTCGTGGCGTATTCGGTACGACGGGAACGCCTGGGCTTTTAA